A DNA window from Coffea arabica cultivar ET-39 chromosome 6c, Coffea Arabica ET-39 HiFi, whole genome shotgun sequence contains the following coding sequences:
- the LOC113697533 gene encoding probable serine/threonine-protein kinase PBL7 has product MGWFPCSGQSHSKLSSKKKRKIKDPLHPIQPSPEKSKVNAPLNSQVNSKDGGSNQIAAKTFAFRELAAATRNFRADCLLGEGGFGRVYKGRLENSNQIVAIKQLDRNGLQGNREFLVEVLMLSLLHHPNLVNLIGYCADGDQRLLVYEYMPLGSLEDHLYDATPDKKWLDWNTRMKIAAGAAKGLEHLHDKASPPVIYRDLKCSNILLGEGYHPKLSDFGLAKLGPVGDNTHVSTRVMGTYGYCAPEYAMTGQLTLKSDVYSFGVVLLEIITGRKAIENSKTAGEHNLVAWARPLINDRKKFSQMADPMLQGQYPMRGLYQALSVAAMCVQEQPNMRPVIADVVTALSYLASQKYNPTQSSQWAPATPPRTKREGEKREHGDSGYEKRSN; this is encoded by the exons ATGGGTTGGTTTCCATGCTCTGGACAATCTCAttccaagctttcctcaaagaagaagaggaagattaAGGACCCACTTCATCCTATTCAGCCTTCTCCAG AGAAGTCGAAGGTAAATGCACCATTAAACTCGCAGGTAAACAGCAAGGATGGAGGGTCCAACCAAATTGCAGCCAAGACTTTTGCATTTCGTGAATTAGCTGCTGCAACTAGAAATTTTCGGGCAGATTGTCTTCTTGGAGAAGGAGGATTTGGTAGAGTATACAAAGGGCGACTTGAGAACTCCAACCAG ATTGTTGCGATCAAGCAACTTGATCGCAATGGGTTGCAAGGGAATAGAGAATTTCTAGTTGAAGTGTTGATGTTGAGTTTGCTTCACCATCCCAATCTTGTTAATCTTATTGGTTATTGTGCTGATGGAGACCAGAGACTTCTTGTATATGAATACATGCCGTTGGGGTCCTTAGAGGACCATCTCTATG ATGCTACACCAGATAAAAAATGGCTTGATTGGAATACAAGAATGAAAATTGCTGCTGGGGCAGCAAAGGGCTTAGAGCATCTGCATGATAAAGCTAGCCCCCCAGTTATATATCGTGATCTAAAATGCTCTAACATTTTGCTTGGTGAGGGTTATCATCCAAAGCTATCTGATTTTGGTTTGGCTAAGCTTGGGCCTGTTGGTGATAATACTCATGTATCCACTAGGGTCATGGGTACCTATGGGTATTGCGCACCTGAGTATGCAATGACAGGACAACTGACACTGAAATCAGATGTTTACAGCTTTGGTGTTGTACTTTTAGAGATAATAACTGGAAGGAAAGCAATTGAGAATTCCAAAACTGCAGGGGAGCATAACCTGGTAGCTTGG GCAAGACCCTTGATCAACGATCGGAAGAAGTTCTCACAGATGGCTGATCCTATGCTCCAAGGTCAGTATCCAATGAGAGGCTTGTACCAGGCACTTTCAGTAGCAGCTATGTGTGTCCAAGAGCAGCCTAATATGCGCCCTGTGATTGCTGATGTAGTCACGGCTTTGTCTTACCTTGCTTCACAAAAATATAACCCTACCCAAAGCTCACAATGGGCTCCAGCCACTCCACCTAGGACAAAAAGAGAGGGTGAGAAGAGAGAACATGGTGATAGTGGATATGAAAAAAGATCAAACTAG
- the LOC140008171 gene encoding uncharacterized protein: MEILILVDSGSTHCFIDERLAETIQLPAIGNPLTVRVADGEQLESRQLQGTIQWEMQGNKFTHQFNTLKLGSYHMVLGVDWLARYSPIEFDFRQLSMKFLQGKQPVELKREISKTKLKAIKGSKLAKWKKKQTYGITVQLYVMKEGEEDTEVIPAEMKSLLDQFEGVFAEPQGMPPRRSHDHSIPLK; encoded by the coding sequence ATGGAGATCTTAATTCTGGTAGATAGTGGGAGCACTCACTGTTTTATTGATGAGAGATTAGCAGAAACCATACAACTACCAGCTATTGGGAATCCATTAACAGTCAGGGTTGCCGATGGGGAACAGTTGGAGTCCAGACAGCTACAGGGGACTATTCAGTGGGAAATGCAGGGAAACAAATTCACACATCAATTCAATACCTTGAAACTGGGAAGCTATCATATGGTTCTGGGAGTAGATTGGCTAGCCAGGTATAGCCCTATTGAGTTTGATTTCAGGCAGCTCTCCATGAAGTTCCTACAAGGAAAGCAGCCAGTGGAGTTGAAGAGAGAAATcagcaaaaccaagctcaaggCCATCAAGGGGAGTAAACTagcaaaatggaaaaaaaagcaGACATATGGAATAACTGTCCAGCTATATGTGATGAAGGAAGGGGAGGAGGATACTGAAGTAATACCAGCAGAGATGAAGAGTTTGCTGGACCAATTTGAAGGAGTGTTTGCTGAACCTCAAGGCATGCCTCCCAGGAGGAGCCACGACCACAGCATTCCACTAAAGTAA
- the LOC113695676 gene encoding LOW QUALITY PROTEIN: L-ascorbate peroxidase, cytosolic (The sequence of the model RefSeq protein was modified relative to this genomic sequence to represent the inferred CDS: inserted 1 base in 1 codon) codes for MGKSYPKVSQEYEKAVEKCKRKLRGFIAEKHCAPLILRLAWHSAGTYDVDTXTGGPFGTIKHPAELSHDANNGLDIAVRLLEPIKEQFPLLTYADFYQLAGIVAVEVTGGPEIPFHPGRPDKDEPPPGGRLPDATKGTDHLREVFGHMGLGDKEIVALSGGHTLGRCHKERSGFEGPWTSNPLIFDNSYFKELLRGEKEDLIRLPSDKALLEDPALRPLVEKYASDEDAFFADYAEAHLKLSELGFADDA; via the exons ATGGGAAAATCATATCCGAAAGTAAGCCAGGAGTACGAGAAGGCAGTTGAGAAATGCAAGAGGAAGCTCAGAGGCTTCATTGCTGAGAAGCATTGTGCTCCTTTGATCCTCCGACTAGC ATGGCATTCCGCAGGGACCTATGATGTGGATA AAACTGGAGGGCCCTTCGGGACTATCAAGCACCCGGCCGAGCTTTCTCATGATGCTAATAATGGCCTTGATATTGCTGTCCGACTTTTGGAGCCAATCAAGGAACAATTTCCACTCCTCACCTATGCTGATTTCTATCAG TTGGCTGGAATTGTTGCCGTTGAGGTCACTGGAGGCCCTGAGATTCCTTTTCATCCCGGCAGACCT GACAAAGATGAACCTCCTCCTGGAGGACGTTTGCCAGATGCAACTAAAG GTACTGACCATCTGAGAGAAGTTTTTGGACACATGGGGCTCGGCGACAAGGAAATAGTTGCTCTTTCTGGTGGTCATACTTTG GGAAGGTGTCACAAGGAACGTTCTGGATTTGAGGGACCTTGGACCAGTAACCCTCTAATCTTTGATAACTCCTACTTCAA AGAACTGCTGCGTGGAGAGAAAGAAGATCTTATCCGGCTTCCATCTGACAAAGCACTTTTGGAAGATCCAGCGTTACGTCCATTAGTTGAGAAATATGCTTCG GACGAGGATGCCTTCTTTGCAGACTATGCTGAAGCTCATTTGAAGCTCTCGGAACTTGG GTTCGCGGATGATGCTTGA